Proteins from a single region of Rana temporaria chromosome 5, aRanTem1.1, whole genome shotgun sequence:
- the LOC120941656 gene encoding E3 ubiquitin-protein ligase TRIM21-like: MASSDLRQELDCSVCLDMYTDPVNLRCGHNFCRVCIDRVLDTQGGSGGYSCPQCRKKFQARPALQKNITLRNIVEAFRSTQSEEGKTGILCSYCIRFSAPAVKSCLMCEASLCERHLKVHSKAPEHVLTEPTTSMENRKCSVHKKVLEYYCTMEATCICVSCSLTGEHRGHKVETLDEASEKKKQKLRNGLQRLITEREEIQERVQSLQEHRRNIQHKAAGEKEKVNALLRDLRRQLEDLEKRALREITMQEEHLALPLSDIIQQLEIKKEDLSRKIRHSVEVCNMTDPLTVLQESDTGDLCDTEEGDNEDRERHDRLLHDGGDLDVAGITRTLHTGIYDMIKEVNKCFNIQEASDILLDVNTAHKNLQISDDMKTVSWSNMRQNRQETPERFENCAQVLGGRRFSSGRHYWEVDVSQSERWIVGMCYPSIERTGWFHSWIGYNNKSWGLYRHDNQCSVIHNSTVILSPGNLSSNRVRIYVDYEAGQLSFYDLCDPIRHLHTFTTTFTEPLHAGLWVGKGPVKVSGGNYRM; encoded by the coding sequence ATGGCGTCTTCTGATTTGAGACAGGAGCTGGACTGTTCCGTCTGTCTGGACATGTATACAGATCCTGTAAACCTGAGATGTGgtcacaacttctgccgggtctgtatTGATCGTGTGTTGGATACACAGGGGGGGTCTGGAGGTTATTCCTGTCCTCAGTGCAGAAAAAAGTTTCAGGCTCGTCCTGCACTGCAGAAGAACATAACCCTTCGTAACATTGTAGAAGCTTTCCGGTCTACTCAGTCAGAAGAGGGGAAGACTGGAATCTTATGTTCTTACTGCATTCGCTTTTCTGCGCCTGCTGTTAAATCCTGTCTGATGTGTGAAGCTTCTTTATGCGAGAGACACCTGAAAGTCCACAGCAAGGCACCAGAACATGTCCTAACTGAACCCACCACTTCCATGGAGAACAGAAAATGCTCCGTCCATAAGAAGGtcctggagtattactgcactATGGAGGCTACCTGCATCTGTGTGTCCTGCAGCTTGACTGGAGAACACCGGGGACACAAGGTGGAGACTCTGGATGAGGCCTCTGAGAAGAAGAAACAGAAACTGAGAAATGGTCTTCAGAGACTAatcacagagagagaggagattcAAGAAAGAGTCCAGAGTCTACAGGAACATAGGAGAAACATACAACACAAGGCAGCTGGTGAAAAGGAGAAAGTCAATGCCCTGCTCAGAGACCTCCGGAGACAACTGGAAGATCTGGAGAAGAGAGCCCTGAGGGAGATCACCATGCAAGAAGAACATCTTGCACTCCCGTTGTCTGATATAATACAACAATTGGAGATAAAGAAGGAGGATCTGTCCAGAAAGATACGTCATAGTGTGGAGGTGTGTAACATGACTGACCCACTGACCGTcctacaggaatcagacacaggggacttgtgtgatactgaggagggagataatgaggacagagagagacatgatagactcctccatgatggaggggatctggatgtGGCAGGAATCACACGGACATTACACACAGGGATATATGATATGATAAAAGAGGTAAATAAATGTTTCAATATACAGGAAGCTtcagacatattactggatgtgaACACAGCTCATAAGAATCTACAGATATCAGATGACATGAAAACTGTATCCTGGTCAAATATGAGACAGAACCGCCAAGAAACACCAGAGAGATTTGAGAATTGTGCTCAGGTTTTAGGTGGTCGGAGGTTTTCCTCGGGGCGGcattactgggaagtggatgtcagccaatcagagcgctggaTAGTCGGAatgtgttaccccagtatagaAAGGACAGGGTGGTTTCACTCATGGATTGGGTATAATAACAAATCCTGGGGTTTGTACAGACATGATAATCAGTGCTCCGTGATACACAACAGTACGGTGATCCTGTCACCTGGCAATCtctccagtaacagagtcaggatCTATGTGGATTATGAGGCCGGCCAGCTgtccttttatgatctgtgtgacccgatcagacacctccacaccttcaccaccaccttcactgagcccctccatgccGGGTTATGGGTGGGAAAAGGTCCTGTAAAGGTGTCTGGAGGCAATTATAGAATGTGA